The following proteins are co-located in the Silene latifolia isolate original U9 population chromosome 1, ASM4854445v1, whole genome shotgun sequence genome:
- the LOC141594534 gene encoding early light-induced protein 1, chloroplastic-like yields the protein MAMQMQSLVASPISGLGFCSSSTRMVYSTRMSRRVGVQVKCVAEEGGENEVKAGGVPPSTPKPTTTPLSTPSPTPTPKPLPKVSTNFGDLFAFSGPAPERINGRLAMIGFVAAIAVELSKGTDIFAQISDGGAPWFLGTSILLSVASLVPLFKGERAESITKGIMNSNAELLNGRLAMLGLVALAITEYVKGGALV from the exons ATGGCCATGCAAATGCAATCCCTTGTAGCGAGTCCAATTTCTGGACTAGGGTTCTGTTCAAGTTCGACCCGTATGGTTTACTCGACCCGGATGTCGAGACGAGTTGGTGTGCAAGTGAAGTGTGTGGCTGAAGAAGGTGGTGAGAATGAAGTTAAGGCTGGAGGAGTGCCTCCTTCTACTCCTAAGCCTACCACTACTCCTTTGTCAACTCCTAGCCCTACTCCAACTCCTAAGCCACTACCAAAG GTAAGCACAAACTTTGGAGACTTATTTGCATTCAGCGGTCCAGCACCAGAGAGGATCAACGGCCGACTAGCCATGATCGGGTTTGTAGCAGCAATCGCGGTTGAGCTATCCAAGGGAACTGACATTTTTGCTCAAATTTCGGATGGTGGTGCGCCATGGTTCCTAGGAACAAGCATCTTGCTCTCGGTCGCCTCGTTGGTGCCGTTGTTTAAAGGGGAGAGAGCTGAATCAATAACAAAAGGGATCATGAATTCTAATGCTGAACTTTTGAATGGTAGACTTGCTATGTTAGGCCTTGTTGCCTTGGCTATTACCGAGTATGTTAAAGGAGGAGCTCTTGTTTAA
- the LOC141594544 gene encoding early light-induced protein 1, chloroplastic-like, with product MAMQMQSLVASPISGLGFGSSSTRLVYSTGFRTQMSRRVGVQVKCLAEEGGENEVKAGGVPPSSTPKPTTTPLSTPSPTPTPKPLPKVSTNFGDLFAFSGPAPERINGRLAMIGFVAAIAVELSKGTDIFAQISDGGGQWFLGTSILLSVASLVPLFKGERAESITKGIMNSNAELLNGRLAMLGLVALAFTEYVKGGALV from the exons ATGGCCATGCAAATGCAATCCCTTGTAGCAAGTCCAATTTCCGGACTTGGGTTCGGTTCAAGCTCGACTCGTCTGGTTTACTCGACCGGGTTTAGAACCCAGATGTCGAGACGGGTTGGTGTACAAGTGAAGTGTCTGGCTGAAGAGGGTGGTGAGAATGAAGTTAAGGCTGGAGGAGTGCCTCCTTCTTCTACTCCTAAGCCTACTACTACTCCTTTGTCAACTCCTAGCCCTACTCCAACTCCTAAGCCACTACCAAAG GTAAGCACAAACTTTGGAGACTTATTTGCATTCAGCGGTCCAGCACCCGAGAGAATCAACGGCCGACTAGCCATGATCGGGTTTGTAGCAGCAATCGCGGTTGAGCTATCCAAGGGAACTGACATTTTTGCTCAAATTTCAGATGGTGGTGGGCAATGGTTCCTAGGAACAAGCATTTTGCTCTCGGTCGCGTCGTTGGTGCCGTTGTTTAAAGGGGAGAGAGCTGAATCAATAACAAAAGGGATCATGAATTCTAATGCTGAACTTTTGAATGGTAGACTTGCTATGTTAGGTCTGGTTGCTTTGGCTTTTACTGAGTATGTTAAAGGCGGAGCTCTTGTTTGA
- the LOC141645826 gene encoding early light-induced protein 1, chloroplastic-like, with the protein MAMQMQSLVTSPILRLRFGSSSSRVVYSAGFMTRMSKQVGVQVKCMAKKSAENEAEDEVSTTINEIFAFNGPAPERINGRLAMIGFVAAVAVEVSKGTDLFTQISDGGVLWFLGTSTLISIASLVPLFKGETAESKTEGLMNSNAELLNGRLAMLGLVALACTEYVKGGALFDLYM; encoded by the exons ATGGCCATGCAAATGCAATCCCTTGTAACAAGCCCGATTCTCAGACTAAGGTTCGGCTCAAGTTCGTCTCGTGTGGTTTACTCGGCCGGGTTTATGACCCGCATGTCGAAACAAGTGGGCGTGCAAGTGAAGTGTATGGCTAAAAAGAGTGCTGAGAATGAAGCAGAGGATGAG GTAAGCACAACCATTAATGAAATATTTGCCTTCAATGGTCCAGCACCGGAGAGGATCAACGGTCGACTAGCCATGATCGGGTTTGTAGCAGCAGTTGCGGTTGAGGTATCAAAAGGAACCGACTTGTTTACGCAAATATCTGATGGCGGGGTGCTATGGTTCCTAGGAACAAGCACCTTGATATCAATAGCGTCGTTGGTGCCATTGTTTAAAGGGGAGACAGCAGAATCAAAGACGGAAGGGTTAATGAACTCTAATGCAGAGTTGTTGAATGGTAGGCTTGCTATGTTAGGTCTTGTTGCCTTGGCTTGTACGGAGTATGTCAAAGGAGGAGCTCTGTTTGACCTTTATATGTAA
- the LOC141594603 gene encoding ERBB-3 BINDING PROTEIN 1-like, translated as MSDDERDEKELDLTSSEVVTKYKCAAEILNKALHLVVSECKPKAKIVDLCEKGDAYIREQTGNMYKNAKKKIEKGVAFPTCISVNNVVCHYSPLPNDESVLEEGDVVKVDMGCHIDGFIATVAHTHVIQEGPVIGRKADVIAATNTAAEVALRLVRPGKKNKDVTDAIQKVAAAYDCKIVEGVLSHQLKQFVIDGNKVVLSVASPEMRVDEAEFEENEVYAVDILASTGEGKPRMLDEKQTTIYKRAVDKNYHLKMKASRFIFSEINQKFPIMPFTARALEEKRARLGLVECVTHDLLQPYPVLHEKNGEFVAHIKFTVLLMPNGSDRITSHPLQELQPTKTVEDPEIKAWLALATKTKKKGGGKKKKGKKGDKPEDESAAAEPMDVSTNGATAES; from the exons ATGTCGGATGATGAAAGAGATGAGAAGGAATTGGATCTAACTTCTTCTGAAGTTGTCACGAAGTATAAATGTGCTGCTGAAATTCTCAATA AGGCATTACATTTAGTTGTATCGGAATGCAAACCGAAAGCTAAGATTGTTGACTTATGTGAGAAGGGCGATGCCTATATTAGAGA GCAAACCGGGAATATGTATAAGAATGCGAAGAAGAAGATTGAGAAAGGTGTTGCTTTTCCTACTTGCATATCCGTCAACAATGTTGTTTGTCATTATTCACCACTTCCTAATGATGAGTCAGTGCTTGAAGAAGGTGACGTCGTTAAAGT GGATATGGGTTGTCATATTGATGGTTTCATCGCTACTGTGGCACACACTCATGTAATTCAAGAAGGCCCGGTGATTGGAAGGAAGGCAGATGTCATTGCTGCGACCAACACTGCTGCTGAAGTCGCTCTGAGACTTGTGAGGCCTGGAAAGAAG AACAAAGATGTGACTGATGCCATCCAGAAAGTTGCTGCAGCATACGACTGCAAAATTGTAGAGGGTGTGCTTAGTCATCAGTTAAAACAATTTGTGATCGATGGCAACAAGGTTGTGTTATCAGTCGCAAGTCCTGAAATGAGGGTTGACGAGGCTGAATTTGAAGAGAATGAAGTCTATGCTGTTGATATACTTGCAAGTACAGGAGAGGGAAAG CCTAGAATGTTGGATGAAAAACAAACAACTATCTACAAAAGAGCTGTGGATAAAAATTATCACCTAAAAATGAAGGCATCAAGGTTCATATTCAGTGAGATAAACCAAAAGTTTCCTATAATGCCTTTTACTGCTAG GGCATTGGAAGAAAAGCGGGCACGACTTGGGCTTGTTGAATGTGTTACCCACGACCTATTGCAGCCTTACCCCGTCTTGCATGAGAAGAATG GTGAATTTGTTGCTCATATAAAGTTCACTGTTCTGCTCATGCCAAATGGGTCGGATCGTATAACGTCTCACCCTTTGCAAGAGCTGCAGCCAACAAAAACAGTCGAGGATCCTGAAATCAAGGCATGGTTGGCTTTGGCCACTAAGACCAAGAAGAAAGGTGGCGGCAAAAAGAAGAAAG GCAAGAAAGGTGACAAACCCGAGGATGAGTCTGCTGCAGCGGAGCCAATGGATGTCTCTACCAACGGTGCAACAGCTGAGAGTTAG